The Arcobacter sp. CECT 8986 DNA window TACAAAGACAAAATAGTAGCAAGAGTTCATACAGGTGATCCATCTATTTACTCAACTATTGCAAAACAAATACAATTTTTACAAGAAAAAAGTATATCTTATGAAGTAATTCCAGGAATAACAGCAGCATTTGGAGCAGCAGCTAGCTTAGGAATTGAGTATACAATTCCAGGTGTTTCTCAAACTATGATTCTAACAAGAATTGAGGGTAAAACTCCAAACCCAGAAAAGTTAGAAAATATTCTTGCTTGTAAAAACTCATCATTGGTATTTTATCTATCAATTTTACTTCTTAAAAAATTAAAGAAAAAAGCTCTTGAACTTGGATATTCACCAGATACTCCATGTTGGGTAGTTGAAAAAGCTACATGGGAAGAAGAAGTTATTTATAAAGGAACTATTTCAAATATAGAAGAACAAGTTTCTCATATTAGAGGTGTTGCACTTATTTTATTAGGTGATTTTTTACATCAAGAAGAGACGCAAGAGTCACATTTATATGTAAAACCTCTACAAAAAGAGTTAAAGGTGAATAAATGAGTAAATTAAATATAGCAGTTGTATCTATAAACCAACCAAGTTTAAATAGTGCTTGTAAGTTATTGACTTATTTAGATGATTTTAATGTAGATGTTTATGGAAAAAAAGATTTAGAACATAATCTTGAAAATCTAATAACTTATGAAAAAATTGATACTGTTTTAAAAGATGGTTGGAAAAAGTATGATGCAATTATTTGTATTTTAGCTATGGGAATTGTTGTGAGAAAAATTGCCCCACTTTTAGAGAGTAAAGCAACAGACCCAGCAATTATAGTTATGAGTATGGATTTAAGTAAGATTATACCTCTTTTAAGTGGTCATATTGGTGGAGCAAATGAACTAAGTGATTTAATCTCTTCAAGAATTGAAGGATGTATAAACTTTGTATCTACTGCAACTGACCAAACAAAAACATTTGCATTTGATATGTTTGCAAAGAAGAATAATCTTGAAATAGAAAACTTAAAATGCTTAGCAAAAATCTCTAATTCTTTATTAAACAATAAAGAGGTTGAAGTAAAAACATATGAAAGTATTTTTGAAAAAATATCTCCTAAAAAGAATCTAAAATTAGTAACAGAACAAACAAGCGAGTTATGTGTAAATATAACTCCATTTTCTGATGATAACTTAACTTTAAAACCAAAAGTATTTTTAGGAATTGGTTGTAATAGAGATACAAGTTTTGAAGATATAGAAAAAGCATTTTTTTGGTTTTTAGATAA harbors:
- the cobM gene encoding precorrin-4 C(11)-methyltransferase; this encodes MVYFIGAGPGDPDLVTVKAQKILQKADAVLYTGSLVPKEVLSWCKEDAIIKDSQGMKYPEIFAFLKEYKDKIVARVHTGDPSIYSTIAKQIQFLQEKSISYEVIPGITAAFGAAASLGIEYTIPGVSQTMILTRIEGKTPNPEKLENILACKNSSLVFYLSILLLKKLKKKALELGYSPDTPCWVVEKATWEEEVIYKGTISNIEEQVSHIRGVALILLGDFLHQEETQESHLYVKPLQKELKVNK
- a CDS encoding cobalt-precorrin 5A hydrolase, whose product is MSKLNIAVVSINQPSLNSACKLLTYLDDFNVDVYGKKDLEHNLENLITYEKIDTVLKDGWKKYDAIICILAMGIVVRKIAPLLESKATDPAIIVMSMDLSKIIPLLSGHIGGANELSDLISSRIEGCINFVSTATDQTKTFAFDMFAKKNNLEIENLKCLAKISNSLLNNKEVEVKTYESIFEKISPKKNLKLVTEQTSELCVNITPFSDDNLTLKPKVFLGIGCNRDTSFEDIEKAFFWFLDKYNLKKEQIENIASFEAKADEKGLLEFASKYNFDIKFYKEDEINSLQGEFSPSQATKFFNLKGVAEPSAILCSKYKELIIKKEVFDKKITIAGAI